A section of the Acanthochromis polyacanthus isolate Apoly-LR-REF ecotype Palm Island chromosome 1, KAUST_Apoly_ChrSc, whole genome shotgun sequence genome encodes:
- the LOC127534089 gene encoding uncharacterized protein LOC127534089: MYLLPRMMLLLLLSAGTSLAVDANWLARIVNALRREYRVSGQFCLAANIPRGQDPNTLNQVLQNDGYRAKVEPTLNDGEVYVGNAVVLAKPAGPVHAEPQVLENLDPLMENSQGHVLVIYSYLSPCSKCTSHKKFRITDMIRSNVVNQWTDYAFVFTTLFTKPRFSVAGQSGSRGSNDLTQSLTDLADSGLRLRNIFRCYKPQMEFECYSCSSHGQVADVCVDDNAQPQQGGSRSSDRSGSSERSGSRSSSSSSEVSRKRPRYGTQGESSSSNRGRRWDRSNRRSSSSERSGRKQKKQQQKKKQQGEESTSRRRSTSRRRSTSRRRSTSRRRSTREKKHQQEKKHQQEKKHQQEKSRRRRG; the protein is encoded by the exons ATGTACCTGCTGCCCcgcatgatgctgctgctgctgctgtcagctggaACCAGTCTGGCTGTGGATGCTAACTGGTTAGCTCGTATTGTAAATGCCCTCCGGAGAGA GTACCGAGTGTCGGGTCAGTTCTGTTTGGCTGCAAACATCCCAAGAGGTCAGGACCCAAACACCCTGAACCAAGTCCTTCAGAACGACGGCTACAGGGCAAAGGTTGAGCCAACGCTTAACGATGGTGAAGTGTACGTGGGAAACGCGGTGGTTCTAGCCAAACCCGCAGGTCCGGTACACGCAGAACCTCAAGTTCTGGAAAACTTGGATCCACTGATGGAGAACAGCCAAGGACACGTCCTGGTCATCTACTCCTACCTCTCCCCATGCAGCAAGTGTACAAGCCATAAAAAGTTCAGGATCACTGACATGATCAGAAGCAATGTCGTGAACCAGTGGACTGACTATGCCTTCGTGTTTACAACTCTCTTCACCAAGCCGAGGTTTTCAGTGGCAGGTCAGTCTGGTTCACGAGGTTCAAATGACTTAACACAATCCCTCACCGATCTGGCCGACTCTGGGCTCCGCCTCAGAAACATCTTCCGCTGTTACAAACCACAGATGGAGTTTGAGTGCTACAGCTGCTCGTCACACGGACAGGTCGCGGATGTTTGCGTTGATGACAATGCTCAGCCTCAACAGGGAGGAAGTAGAAGCAGCGATAGAAGTGGAAGCAGCGAAAGAAGTGGAAGCAGAagtagtagcagcagtagtGAAGTCAGCAGAAAGAGACCCAGATACGGCACTCAGggtgaaagcagcagcagcaatcgAGGTAGGAGATGGGACAGGAGCAacaggaggagtagcagcagtGAAAGAAGCGGTAGAAAgcaaaagaagcagcagcagaagaagaagcagcagggaGAAGAAAGCACCAGCAGGAGAAGAAGCACCAGCAGGAGAAGAAGCACCAGCAGGAGAAGAAGCACCAGCAGGAGAAGAAGCACCAGAGAGAAGAAGCACCAGCAGGAGAAGAAGCACCAGCAGGAGAAAAAGCACCAGCAGGagaagagcagaagaagaaggggtTAA
- the foxa1 gene encoding hepatocyte nuclear factor 3-alpha, whose product MLGTVKMEGHEAPDWSGYYSEEVYSPMTGSGMGSGLGMGSMSGYMSSSGTTSGSFNMSYSGTGLSPAPVGGMGGSAPSAMSGLGGGVASMGGALSPSSMSSVSAQQASMGLNPYGGMSPTMSPGMAYGGSGLNRARDNKAFRRSYPHAKPPYSYISLITMAIQQAPSKMLTLSEIYQWIMDLFPYYRQNQQRWQNSIRHSLSFNDCFVKVSRSPDKPGKGSYWTLHPDSGNMFENGCYLRRQKRFKCEKKMTTKSDGRKEQGGGGASPAADAIKAPGLLDSSLPSSSQASSPPGLDLRGGVGSDLKVSGSQLLSSLSLPPHSMAHESQLHIKGDPHYSFNHPFSINNLMSSSEQQHKLDLKAYEALQYSSYNAGGASGLGGRTMEPLEASYYQGMYPRPLLNTS is encoded by the exons ATGCTGGGGACGGTGAAGATGGAAGGACACGAAGCTCCGGACTGGAGCGGATACTACAGCGAGGAG GTGTACTCTCCAATGACGGGCAGTGGAATGGGTTCTGGTCTTGGGATGGGATCCATGTCTGGTTACATGTCGAGCAGCGGGACCACGTCCGGTTCTTTCAACATGTCGTACAGCGGTACCGGTCTAAGTCCGGCTCCAGTCGGAGGGATGGGTGGCTCGGCACCGTCGGCCATGTCGGGCCTGGGCGGGGGTGTGGCCTCCATGGGTGGGGCCCTGAGCCCGTCCAGCATGAGCTCAGTATCGGCCCAGCAGGCCTCCATGGGCCTGAACCCGTATGGGGGCATGAGTCCCACCATGAGCCCCGGCATGGCGTACGGCGGCAGCGGGTTGAACCGAGCCCGAGACAACAAGGCATTCAGACGGAGCTACCCGCACGCCAAGCCGCCCTACTCCTACATCTCGCTCATCACCATGGCGATCCAGCAGGCGCCCAGTAAGATGCTGACGCTGAGCGAGATCTACCAGTGGATCATGGACCTGTTCCCGTACTACCGGCAGAACCAGCAGCGCTGGCAGAACTCCATCCGGCACTCGCTGTCCTTCAACGACTGCTTTGTGAAGGTGTCGCGCTCGCCGGACAAACCGGGGAAGGGCTCGTACTGGACCCTGCACCCGGACTCTGGGAACATGTTTGAGAACGGCTGCTACCTGCGTCGTCAGAAGAGGTTCAAGTGCGAGAAGAAGATGACGACCAAGTCTGACGGCAGGAAGGAGCAGGGGGGTGGCGGAGCGTCTCCTGCAGCGGACGCCATCAAAGCTCCGGGACTCCTGGACTCttccctgccgtcctccagccAGGCGTCCTCGCCCCCGGGCCTGGACCTGCGGGGCGGTGTGGGGTCGGACCTGAAGGTGTCCGGCTCCCAGCTGCTGTCCTCGCTGTCGCTGCCCCCCCACTCCATGGCCCACGAGTCCCAGCTACACATCAAAGGCGACCCGCACTATTCCTTCAACCACCCGTTCTCCATCAACAACCTCATGTCGtcctcagagcagcagcacaaactgGACCTGAAGGCCTACGAGGCGCTGCAGTACTCCTCCTACAACGCCGGCGGGGCGTCCGGCCTCGGAGGCAGGACCATGGAGCCGCTGGAGGCCTCCTACTACCAGGGCATGTATCCCAGACCGCTGCTCAACACCTCGTAG